GGCTACCGGGTCTGGGCGCACGCCCTGCTGCCGGCCGTCGCCGCCGCCGCGGCGGTCGCCTCGCGGCGGTGAACCGCCCGCCAGTGGCGGGCGGGTCCTCCTGGCGGGAGGCGAAGCGGGCGAAGAGCGACGCGGTCCCGCCCCGGGTGGGCGAGCGGTCCGTCGACGCCGGGACGGCGACGGCGCGGCGTGACATTTCCCGGCCGGCGGGCAGCTTCCGCCCGAAGTTACCGACGGGTTAACGTTGGTTCATGCCGACTGAGTCGTCCCGCGACGCCGTCATCGTCGCCACCGCCCGCTCCCCCATCGGCCGGGCGCACAAGGGGTCCCTGCGCGACGTCCGCCCGGACGACCTCGCCGCGACCATCGTGCGGGCCGCCCTGGACAAGGTCCCCCAGCTCGACCCGGCCGAGATCGACGACCTCTACCTGGGGTGCGGTCTGCCCGGCGGCGAGCAGGGCTTCAACATGGCCCGGGTGGTCGCCACCCTGATGGGCCTCGACACCCTGCCCGGCGCGACGCTCACCCGCTACTGCGCGTCGTCGCTGCAGACCACCCGGATGGCGATGCACGCGATCCGGGCCGGCGAGGGCGACGTGTTCGTCTCCGCCGGCGTGGAGATGGTCTCCCGGTACGCCCGCGGCAACTCCGACGGCCTGCCGAAGGAGGCGCAGGCGCTGGTCGGCGGCGGCTGGGAGAACCCGCGCTTCGCCGCCGCGGCCGAGCGTTCCAAGGCCCGCGCCCAGGGCGGGGCCCCGGTGTGGACCGACCCGCGCGAGGCCGGCGAGCTGCCGGACATCTACCTGACCATGGGGCAGACCGCCGAGAACCTGGCCCAGGTGTACGACGTGACCCGCGCCGACATGGACGAGTTCGGCGTACGCAGCCAGAACCTCGCCGAGAAGGCGATCGCCGACGGCTTCTGGGCCCGGGAGATCACCCCGGTCACCACGCCGGACGGCACGGTGGTCGGCACCGACGACGGCCCGCGCGCCGGGGTCACCCTGGAGGGCGTCTCCGGGCTGAAGCCGGTGTTCCGTCCGGACGGCCGCATCACCGCCGGCAACTGCTGCCCGCTCAACGACGGCGCCGCCGCCGTGGTGATCATGAGCGCCCAGCGGGCCAGGGACCTCGGAATCACGCCGCTGGCCCGGATCGTCTCCACCGGCGTGACCGCCCTCTCGCCGGAGATCATGGGCCTCGGCCCGGTCGAGGCCACCCGGCAGGCGCTCAACCGGGCCGGGATGACCATCGACGACGTCGACCTCGTGGAGATCAACGAGGCGTTCGCCGCCCAGGTGATCCCCTCGTACCGCCAGCTCGGCATCCCGCTGGAGAAGCTGAACGTCATGGGTGGCGCGATCGCCGTCGGGCACCCGTTCGGCATGACCGGCGCCCGGATCACGGGCACCCTGCTCAACGCCCTGGACTGGCACGACAAGACGATCGGCCTGGAGACCATGTGCGTGGGCGGCGGCCAGGGCATGGCCATGGTCGTCGAGCGCCTGAGCTGAGCGGCCCGGCCATGCGCGGATCGGGCTAGAGGGTCTCGCGGGTCGCCGTCACCTCGGCGGCGGCCCGCGCCAGCACCTCCGGCGGCGGGGCGGCGGCGACCAGGTCGGCGGCCACCACCCGGAGCTGGTCGGGCAGCGCCAGGTCGTTGTCGAGCCGGGGCACCGTCCGCCGGGGCCCACCCTCCGCGTCGGCGGCCCAGTTGGCGATCTCCTGCACCAGCCGGTGCACGAGATCGGCGCGGGACACGTTGCCACCGGCGGCCGTAGCCGCCCAGCGGGGCTGCTGCCAGTGCCCGACCTGCCGGACCAGCAACTCCACCGCCCGCCCCAACTCCCCCACGCTCACCCCGCCGAGTCTACGGACCACCCACCCACCCCCACCCCCGCCGTCCCACCCCGCCCACCCGGCCCCGGGCCCCGGGCCCGGCCGGCGATCATGAGGTTTGCGGCGGGAATCGCGATCAACTTCGCCGCTAACCTCATGATCAACGCTGCGGAGAGGCGGGCTGCGGAGAGGCGGGACGCGGGACCGGGGCGGGACGCGACGGCGCCCGCCCTCGCGGGTGCGAGGGCGGGCGCCGGTCAGTCGTGGACGACGGTCAGTCGTCGCCTTGGAAGTAGCTCAGCAGGCGCAGGATCTCGATGTAGAGCCAGACCAGGCTGACCAGGATGCCGAAGGCGGCGACCCAGGAGTAGCGCTGGGGCAGGCCCATCCGGACGCCGTCCTCGACCTCCTTGAAGCTGAGCACGAAGCTCAGCGAGGCGACGACGATGCAGACCAGGCTGAACCCGATCGCCAGCGGGCTGCCGTCGCGCAGGCCGGTGTTCACGCCGAAGAGCGCGAACACGAGGTTGATCAGCATGACGGCGAAGAGACCCGCCATCACGGCGATCATGCCCTTGACGAACTTCGGGGTCGCCCGGATGACCTTCGCCTTGTAGAGCATGGCCATCACGAAGAAGACACCGAACGTGGCGGTCACCGCCTGGACCACGATGCCGTCGTAGAGCGAGTTGAAGAACTTGCTGACCATGCCGACGAAGACGCCCTCGACGACGGCGTACGCGACGACCAGCGCCGGGTTCGCCATCCGGGAGAACGAGATGATCAGGCCGAGGACCAGGCCGACGACCGCCGCGCCGATCCAGGCCGCGCCGAGCAGCGCGTCGGGCACCAGCACCCAGGCGGCCGCGGCGGAGACGCCGAGGATGCCGAGGAGCGTGACGGTCTTGACCACCACGTCGTCGATCGACATGGTGTTGACGGTCGGCGGGGCCGCCGGGTAGCCGGCCTCCGTCGGGTACTGCTGGGGATAACCGGGCTGTCCGTACGGCCCGGTCGGGGCGTACCCGGCGGAGCGCTCCCGCTCGGCCGCCTGGCCGAGCCGGGCGAGCACCGGGTTCGAAGTCTTCACTGTCAGGCCTCCCTCAGGGGGTCGTTGCACGTGAACGTGCACTCCCAAGAGTAAACGCCCAGGGCAGTCCCGTGGAGATCGCCAAGCTGAGCGGAAGCTGAGAGTGCGGCGTGCCCGGGGCGGGGGTCGAACCCGCACGCCTTGCGGCAGCCGCTTTTAAGGCGGCCGTGTCTGCCGTTCCACCACCCGGGCGGGTGACACCGCGCGGGTCGACACGCGCGGTGCAGTGTCACGGTAGCGGGTCGGCGGCGACCCGGCGTACCCCGGCGGGCGGGTCACACTAGGGTCGAGACCGTGAGCAGCACAGCCCCCACGGCCCCCGACGCCGTCCCTGACCAGGCTGTCCTCGTCGCCGACCGGCCGTCCCGCCGGCTCCGGCCGGCGCGCCTGCTGACCGCCGTCCACCGTCGCCGGGCCGACGTCACCGTCGCGCTGCTCTTCGTGGCGCTGGCCGGCTGGCTCACCCACGGGCTCTGGCCCGACCCGGCGGCCCGGGTCCTGGCGCTCAACCCGGAGGACCAGGCCCTCTACGAGTGGTTCCTCGCCGTCGACTCCCGGGCGCTGCTCGGCGACTTCGACCTGCTCACCGGGCGGCTCAACGCGCCGGACGGGGTCAACCTGATGACCAACACCACGGTCATCGCGCTCGGGGTGCTCCTCGCCCCGGTGACCCTGCTGTTCGGCGCGCCGGTGACCTTCGCCCTGCTGGCCATGGCGAACCTGGCCGGCACCGCGATCGCCTGGTACCTGCTCTTCACCCGGATGCTGCGCACCCGCCGGATCGCCGCCGCGCTCGGGGCGGCGCTCTGCGGCTTCGGCCCGGGGATGGTCTCGCAGACCAACAGCCACCTGCACATGACCGCGCAGTGGCTGGTTCCGGTGATCGTCTGGCTCGTGGTCCGCATGCTGCGGGCCGCCGACCCGGCGGGCACCGCCGACGGGCCGGACCGCCGGCGGGTGGTCAGCTCGGCCGTCGGCCTGGCGGCGGCGGTCACGGCGCAGGTCTTCGTCGGCGAGGAGGTGCTCTTCCTCTGCGCGGTCACGCTGCTGGTGATGGCGGTCGCCTACGCGGTGGCGGACCGGAACCTGGCCCGCCGCGCCCTGCCCGGCTTCGCCGCCGGGATGACGCTCGCCGCCGGGCTGGCCCTGCTCGTACTGGCCTGGCCGCTCTGGTTCCAGTTCGCCGGCCCGCAGGGCGTCTCGGACGGCATGTTCAGCCCGCACTACTTCTCGGCGGACCTGCGCAGCTGGTGGACCGTCTCGCCGCTGTCGGTCGCGGGCGGCGACGGGGCCGCCCGGCTGACCACCGGGCCGGCCGAGTACAACACCTTCCTCGGGCTGCCCCTGCTGTTGGTCGCCGCCGCCTGCGCGCTCTGGCTGGGCCGTCGCCCACTGGTCGTCGCGTGCGTGGTCGGCACGCTCGTGACAGGTGCGCTGTCGCTCGGGCCCCGGGTGGTCGTCGACGGCGAACGCACCGCCGTTCCGGGCCCGTACGCCCTGCTCTCGGGACTGCCCGTGGTGGACGGTGCGCTGCCGATGCGGTTCGCCCTCGCGGTGCTCCCGCTGATCGCCACGCTGCTGGTGCTGGCGGTCGACCGGGCCTTGCGCGGCACCGGCCTGGCCCGCCGCCTGGTGCCGGCGGCGGTCGGCGTGGCGCTGCTGCCGCTGCTGCCGACCCCGCTGCCCACCGCCGGGCGCCCGCCGCTGCCCGAGTTCGTCACCGGCGGGCACTGGCGCCAGTGTGTCGAGCCGGGCGGGGTGCTGGTGCCGGTGCCGCTCGCCACGCCCAAGCAGCCCTGGCCGATGCGCTGGGCGACCGCCGCCGACGCGGCGTTCGGCATGCCGGAGGGCTTCTTCATCGGCCCGTACGGTCGCGGCGGCACGGCGGCGATGGGCACCTACTCGCGGCCCACGTCGGCCCTGCTCGCCGAGGTCGGCCGGCGCGGCGGTCAACCCGTCATCGGGGACGAACAGCGCCGGCAGGCCGTGGAGGACGCGGAGTTCTGGGGGGCCTCCTGCGTGGCGCTGGCCGACGGCACCCCGCACGCCGACAGCCTGCGCGGCACGCTGGAGCAGCTCTACGGCCCCGCCACCCGGATCGCCGACGCCTGGACCTGGCGCGTCTGACCCCACACCGGTACGCGCGGGCCGCAGCCCCGCGCGCCGACGGCCGGACGCGCGAAAGCCCCCTCCGCCCGGAGGCGGAGAGGGCTTCGCGTGCTTCGTCAGGCGGCGCGGGCGGCGCCGACCGGCTGGGACGCCTCGGCGAACTCCTCGCGCGGATCGTGCAGCTGGCCGAGGGCGACCACCTCGCGCTTGAGGAAGAACGCCAACGTCCAGTCGACCACGACCCGGACCTTGCGGTTGAACGACGGGATCCGGCTCATGTGGTACGTCCGGTGCATGAACCACGCCGGCCAGCCGGTCATCTTGATCCCGTACACCTGGGCCACGCCCTTGTGCAGGCCGAGGCTGGCGACGCTGCCGGCGTGCTTGTGCTTGTACTCCACCGGCTCCCGGCCACGGACGACGTTGACGATGTTGTCGGCCATCCGGGCGGCCTGACGCACCGCGTGCTGGGCGCTCGGCGAGCAGTAGTTGCCCGGCTCCTTGGTCAGGTCCGGCACGGCCGCGCAGTCACCGGCGCTCCAGGCGCCGTCGACCACCCGGTCGCCGTCGACCACCTGGAGGGTCGGCAGGCAGGTGACCCGCCGCCGCTCGTCGCGGGGGAAGTCCGTCGCGTCCAGCATCGGCGACGGCTTCACGCCGGCCGTCCAGACGATGGTGTCGGAGCGGAAGCTGTCGCCGTCGGAGAGCTTCACGACCCCGTCGAGGCAGGACTCCAGGCGGGTGTCCAGCCGGATGTCCATGTTCCGCTTGAGCAGCTGCTGCACCGTGTAGGCGCCCATGTCCCGGTCGACCTCCGGCAGCACCCGCTGGGTCGCCTCGACCAGCACCCAGCGCATGTCCTCCGGCTTGAGCTCCGGGTAGTACTTCAGGGCGTCCCGGGCCATGTCCTCCATCTCGGCGAGCGCCTCGATGCCGGCGTACCCGCCGCCGACGAAGGTGAAGGTCAGCGCCGAGCGACGGACGGCTGGGTCCGGCGTGGCGGCGGCCACGTCGAGCCGATCCAGCACGTGGTTGCGCAGGTAGATGGCCTCGCCGATGGTCTTGAAGCCGATGCCGTGCTCGTGCAGGCCGGGGATCGGCAGCGTCCGGGACACCGAACCCGGGGCGACCACCACGTGGTCGTACGGAATCTCCCGGGTGGGACCGCTGATGGGCTGCACCACGGCGGTCTTGCGGTGGTGGTCGATCCGGGTCACCGTGCCCGCCACCACCTTGCACCGCCGCAACTCCCGCCGCAACGGCACCACGGAGTGCCGGGGCGAGATGTTCCCGGCAGCCGCCTCGGGCAGGAACGGCTGGTAGGTCATGTGGGGCTGAGGGTCCACCACGACGACCTCAGCCTCACGGGAGCTGAGCTTCTTCGACAGGCGCAGGGCCGCGTAGAGACCGACGTGCCCGGCACCCACCACAAGGATCCGCTTCGGGTTCACGTCATCTATCTTTCCCCGCGCAGCCCGGCTAATCCCGCCCGCGCCCCTTCTCTGTGACGGAGCACAACCCCTGTGACCTGCACGACTTCCCCCGAAAGGGGCTGTCACCTGCGGCGCAGCAGCCACCCCAGCAACGCCACCACCGCCACCGCCACGAGCAGACCGACCACCGTCGCCGCCTGGTGTCCGGCGTCACCACCGAGCCCGCCGACCTCGACCAACAGCACACCGAGGACGAAGGTGGCCAGCAACACCCCGCCGGCCCGGGCCAACCACCGCACGATCAGGTCCGGATCGACCACCGCGTCGTACGGCAGCACGGCGGCCAGCGCGCAGAGGGTGTGGGTGAGGTAGAGCGCCGCCGCCACGGCGAGCAGCCGCCAGAGGGCGATCGGTCGGCCGTACCCGTCGGTGGCCACCAGCCAGCCGCCGACCGTGACCAGCGCCGCGAAGGTCGGCCAGACCCGGCGCGGCCCGACCGCCGGCAGCACCGCCACCGCCACGAGGGCGAGCAGCGGCCGCCCGAGGAGCACCTGTGACGGGTACGCCAGCACGAGGCCGACCAGCGTGGTGAGGAAGATGCCGGCGCGCACCAGCAGCGGCGTCAGGCTGACCCGGGCGGCGGCGTACCGCACGGCCCGGACCCGTTCGATGACGGCGTTCAACTGTGCCGCCTTTCGTTCGCGACTGCGGGACTCCGCTGCGCTGCGTTCCTCGCGCTCACCGGTGCCGCCTTTCGTTCGCGACTGCGGGACTCCGCTGCGCTGCGCTCCTCGCGCTCACCGGTTGTTCACCCTCGGGGCGGTCGCCAGGCGGGCCACGTCCCGCAGCACCTGGTCGAGGCTGCCCGCGCCGGCCCAGGGCACCACCGGCACGCCGTGCTCCCGCAGTTGCCCGATCATCGTGTCCCGGTCCAGCCGCCACAGCCGGTACGCCACCTCGGCCCAGCCCCGATCCTTCGGCGGGGTGAGATCCGCCGGCAGGGTGTCCACCGCGACCACGAACCGACCGGAGCGGGCCAGCCGGGCCAGCATCTGCGCCGACCGCTCGTCGAGCAGCGGGGTGAGGACCACCACCAGCGCGTCCGCCGACAGCAGCTGCGGCCCGAACACCTGGTCGTACGGCTCGTGCGGCGAGGACTCCGCCCGCACCTCCAGCAGCCACTCCAGGACGGTCAGGTACTGCCGGCGGCCGGTGGCCGGGCGCAGCCGGCGCGCGGCCGGGCCGTACTCGAGCATCGACACCCGGTCGCCGCGATGCAGGTAGTGCTCGGCGATCGCGGCGGCGGCCCGGACGGTGGTGTCCAGTACGGAGGCGGCACCGGCCACGCCGCCCGAGCGGCCCGCCTCGGCGAGCACGTCGAGCAGCACCACCACCTCGGCGTCCCGGTCGGAGAGGGTGGCCGCCACGTGCAGTTGCCGGGCGCGCAGCGAGACCCGCCAGTCGATCCGGCGCAGCCGGTCCCCCGGCGCGAAGACCCGTACGCCGGCCAGCTCGCCACCCTCGCCGGGCCGGCGCGAGTGGTGCGCGCCGACCAGGCCGGCGGCCCGGGGCATCGCCTCCACCGCGTCGAACGGCTCGGTCTTCGGGTAGACCCGCAGCCGGGACGGCTCGGCGATCACGGCGCGGGAGACCAGCAGCCCCTGCGCGGCGGACGCCCGGGCCCCCGCCGGGCCGACGGGGTGCCGCCCCCAGCGCAGCGCGGTGCCGGTCAGCTCCAGGTCCACCGCCGCGTCCCTGGGGACGGCGGTCACGAAGGGCCGCTCGGCGACGGACGGGCCGGCTGCCGAACCGGTGCCGGACGCCGCGGTCGCCCCGGCGATCGTCGCCCGCTCGACCCGCAGCCACGGTGAGACCCGGCTGCGGACCACCGCC
The nucleotide sequence above comes from Micromonospora sp. M71_S20. Encoded proteins:
- a CDS encoding acetyl-CoA C-acetyltransferase, translating into MPTESSRDAVIVATARSPIGRAHKGSLRDVRPDDLAATIVRAALDKVPQLDPAEIDDLYLGCGLPGGEQGFNMARVVATLMGLDTLPGATLTRYCASSLQTTRMAMHAIRAGEGDVFVSAGVEMVSRYARGNSDGLPKEAQALVGGGWENPRFAAAAERSKARAQGGAPVWTDPREAGELPDIYLTMGQTAENLAQVYDVTRADMDEFGVRSQNLAEKAIADGFWAREITPVTTPDGTVVGTDDGPRAGVTLEGVSGLKPVFRPDGRITAGNCCPLNDGAAAVVIMSAQRARDLGITPLARIVSTGVTALSPEIMGLGPVEATRQALNRAGMTIDDVDLVEINEAFAAQVIPSYRQLGIPLEKLNVMGGAIAVGHPFGMTGARITGTLLNALDWHDKTIGLETMCVGGGQGMAMVVERLS
- a CDS encoding Bax inhibitor-1/YccA family protein, with product MKTSNPVLARLGQAAERERSAGYAPTGPYGQPGYPQQYPTEAGYPAAPPTVNTMSIDDVVVKTVTLLGILGVSAAAAWVLVPDALLGAAWIGAAVVGLVLGLIISFSRMANPALVVAYAVVEGVFVGMVSKFFNSLYDGIVVQAVTATFGVFFVMAMLYKAKVIRATPKFVKGMIAVMAGLFAVMLINLVFALFGVNTGLRDGSPLAIGFSLVCIVVASLSFVLSFKEVEDGVRMGLPQRYSWVAAFGILVSLVWLYIEILRLLSYFQGDD
- a CDS encoding NAD(P)/FAD-dependent oxidoreductase — translated: MNPKRILVVGAGHVGLYAALRLSKKLSSREAEVVVVDPQPHMTYQPFLPEAAAGNISPRHSVVPLRRELRRCKVVAGTVTRIDHHRKTAVVQPISGPTREIPYDHVVVAPGSVSRTLPIPGLHEHGIGFKTIGEAIYLRNHVLDRLDVAAATPDPAVRRSALTFTFVGGGYAGIEALAEMEDMARDALKYYPELKPEDMRWVLVEATQRVLPEVDRDMGAYTVQQLLKRNMDIRLDTRLESCLDGVVKLSDGDSFRSDTIVWTAGVKPSPMLDATDFPRDERRRVTCLPTLQVVDGDRVVDGAWSAGDCAAVPDLTKEPGNYCSPSAQHAVRQAARMADNIVNVVRGREPVEYKHKHAGSVASLGLHKGVAQVYGIKMTGWPAWFMHRTYHMSRIPSFNRKVRVVVDWTLAFFLKREVVALGQLHDPREEFAEASQPVGAARAA
- a CDS encoding DUF58 domain-containing protein, which codes for MVAPAVSPRESPPQEPEPATGWAPTWALGRAVLLTGLLLIVGVLLGRVDLVVLAAPFAIGTAYALRRRPTALPQVWISADEGHLVEGGELTGMVTVGNPDLLDYDVAVVRSRVSPWLRVERATIAGATAASGTGSAAGPSVAERPFVTAVPRDAAVDLELTGTALRWGRHPVGPAGARASAAQGLLVSRAVIAEPSRLRVYPKTEPFDAVEAMPRAAGLVGAHHSRRPGEGGELAGVRVFAPGDRLRRIDWRVSLRARQLHVAATLSDRDAEVVVLLDVLAEAGRSGGVAGAASVLDTTVRAAAAIAEHYLHRGDRVSMLEYGPAARRLRPATGRRQYLTVLEWLLEVRAESSPHEPYDQVFGPQLLSADALVVVLTPLLDERSAQMLARLARSGRFVVAVDTLPADLTPPKDRGWAEVAYRLWRLDRDTMIGQLREHGVPVVPWAGAGSLDQVLRDVARLATAPRVNNR